A section of the Deinococcus multiflagellatus genome encodes:
- a CDS encoding ribonuclease H family protein gives MNQAFVDASWNEVPTEEGLSGVGGWGLILIVPGALPARVQGQLRAPDNNAAEVRAVLEAVRAAPPGQPLTVHTDNEAVIASVGRGRGPEFLADAAREVRDEAEARGVDLRLRYAPRTRRHMQAAHLLANDARRGLGTPGLTETRSDVLIEQRAAGGEARVSLRRPGERVTAHVPLDFASEVPPSAQALLAAVGLALPGEVLVVRRASKVAQALWQRPERALRPGAQALLQGARRAADESGVQVEFLGVG, from the coding sequence GTGAATCAGGCGTTTGTGGATGCAAGCTGGAACGAGGTCCCCACGGAAGAGGGGCTGAGCGGCGTGGGCGGCTGGGGCCTGATTCTCATCGTGCCGGGCGCGCTGCCCGCCCGGGTGCAGGGCCAGCTGCGCGCGCCGGACAACAACGCCGCCGAGGTGCGCGCGGTGCTCGAAGCCGTGCGCGCCGCGCCGCCTGGGCAGCCCCTGACCGTGCACACCGACAACGAGGCCGTGATTGCCTCGGTGGGGCGAGGCCGGGGGCCAGAGTTCCTGGCCGACGCCGCCCGCGAGGTCCGCGACGAGGCCGAGGCGCGCGGCGTGGACCTGCGCCTGCGCTACGCCCCGCGCACCCGGCGCCACATGCAGGCCGCCCACCTGCTGGCGAACGACGCCCGGCGCGGTCTGGGCACCCCTGGCCTGACAGAAACCCGCTCTGACGTGCTGATCGAGCAGCGCGCCGCCGGGGGCGAGGCCCGCGTGAGCCTGCGCCGCCCCGGCGAGCGCGTGACCGCCCATGTGCCGCTGGATTTCGCCTCGGAGGTGCCGCCCAGTGCCCAGGCGCTGCTGGCGGCGGTGGGGCTGGCGCTGCCCGGCGAGGTGCTGGTGGTGCGCCGCGCCAGCAAGGTGGCCCAGGCCTTGTGGCAGCGCCCCGAACGCGCCCTGCGCCCCGGGGCCCAGGCCCTGCTGCAGGGCGCCCGGCGCGCGGCCGATGAAAGCGGCGTGCAGGTGGAATTCCTGGGGGTGGGCTAA
- the pyrE gene encoding orotate phosphoribosyltransferase has protein sequence MNVLELYQQAGAYHEGHFLLASGRHSPKFLQSTTVLQYPQYTEQIGQALAQAVKDAGIQAQFIIGPAMGGVVLAYETARHFGTRALFAEKDGQGGMKIREAFTVAPGETFVAVEDVLTTGGSVLKAVRAAEAAGGRCVGIACIVDRRKDGGELGGYPLVALTRLVFDTYAPDEVPDWLAAIPLQEI, from the coding sequence ATGAACGTTCTAGAGCTGTATCAGCAGGCCGGCGCCTACCACGAGGGTCACTTTTTGCTGGCCAGCGGGCGCCACAGCCCCAAGTTCCTGCAGAGCACCACCGTGCTGCAGTACCCCCAGTACACCGAGCAGATTGGGCAGGCATTGGCGCAGGCGGTCAAGGACGCCGGGATTCAGGCCCAGTTCATCATCGGCCCGGCGATGGGCGGGGTGGTGCTGGCCTATGAAACAGCCCGCCACTTCGGTACCCGCGCCCTCTTCGCCGAGAAAGACGGGCAGGGCGGCATGAAGATCCGGGAGGCCTTTACGGTGGCGCCCGGGGAGACCTTTGTGGCCGTGGAGGACGTGCTGACCACGGGCGGCAGCGTCCTGAAGGCCGTGCGGGCGGCCGAGGCGGCGGGGGGGCGGTGTGTGGGGATTGCCTGCATTGTGGACCGGCGGAAGGACGGGGGCGAGCTGGGGGGGTATCCGCTGGTGGCGCTGACGCGGCTGGTGTTTGACACGTATGCGCCGGATGAGGTGCCGGATTGGTTGGCGGCAATTCCGCTGCAGGAGATTTGA